The segment CCAGCCGCCGGAGATGGTCCTGGTATTCGGGAACGGGTACCTTTTCCGTGGCCTGAACAGGGAGAAGGAGGGGGATTAAGCCTAGCTTTGTCGCCAGGGATTTGAACTCTTCCCTCCTCCTGAGACCGGCATAGGCGATGCGCATCCCCAACCTCCCTTACACCGCGCACTCCCCACGGCCTAGCTGCACCCGGAAGGTTTCCCCTTCCGCCCCCAGGTCCTGGTAGTACTCTGGGGCTTCCTCATGGGAAGGAATAGTCTGGAGGTCCTCGAGAAGGGGCTTGAAGGAGGCGGCCCCCACCCGGTCCACATAAGCCTGGAAACTTTCGCCCTGCTCCCGTTCCTCCTGGTAGCGCTTCAGGATCCTTTCCACCGCCTCAGGAGTGCGCCGGGCAGGAATCCGAGCCACTACTTGGCCAAAACGGGCCTCCCCCTCCCGGGTACGCCCCCCAGGAGGAGGGTGTAGTGAGGAACTTCGTTTTCCCCTACCTTACGGCTTGAGCCGTAAAGGCCGATATCGGCTATGTGGTGTTGACCGCAGGAGTTGGGGCAACCGGAGATCTTGATGCTAATGGACCGCACCGCTGGATCATGGGTCAGAGGAAGGGTGTGGAGGTGCGCTTCCAGGGCCTGCGCCAGCCCCCGGGAGCGGGTGATGGCCAGGTTGCAGGTGTCAGCTCCAGGGCAGCGGGTTATGTCCAGGATGGTGTGGGCCTCAGGATGGGCCAGGCCCACCCGCAACAGGGCTTCGTAAAGCCCACCCAAAGCGTCCTCGGGCACGAAGCGAAGGAGTAAGTTCTGGCTGATGGCACTCCTTATTTCTCCAGCGTAGGTTTCGGCGATATCCGCCAGCGCCCTGAGCCCTTCCGGGGTGATATCCCCAAGGGGAAGGCGCACGGCCACGGTGTAGTAGCCCTCTTGCTTTTGACGAAAGAGGTTGGTGCGGCGCCAGGCATCAAACCCGGGAGCGAAGGAGAAGGGCTTCCTGGGAGGGGAGGGAAGGCTTGGGGGTGGGAGGTCCTGCGGAGGTTGCCAGGCCTTTAGGTCCTCACCGCTTGCGGTGAGCTTCACGATCCGCCTTTCCTCCCTTACCGCCTCGCGGAAGGCGGAAATTCCCCACTTCTTTACCAGAAACTTGAGCCGGGCTTGGGTTAGGACCTTGCGGTTACCGTGGCGGTCAAAGAGACGGATGATGGCCAGCATGGTGGGGAGGAGGTCCTCCTCTGGGGTGAAGGGTTCCAAAAGTTCCGCGCTCATGGGAGCCGCTCCCAAGCCCCCGCCCACATAAAGGCGGAAGCCCCTTTTGCCCCCCTCCACCGCGGCCACCACCCCGATGTCGTGAATGGGGGTACGGGCATGGTCTGTGGCGCACCCCTCGAAGGCAATCTTGAATTTGCGGGGCAGGTTCTGCCCCACGGGGTGACGGAGGAAGTAGCGGTAGGCGGCCTCGGCGTAGGGAGTCACGTCAAAGGGCTCCTCAGGGGAAACTCCGGCGTACGGGCAGCAGGTGATGGCTCGGATGGAGTGGCCGCAGGCCTCGCGGGTAGTGAGGCCAACTCCGTTTACAGCCCGGAGGACGTGGGGTACGTCCCTTCGGTGCACGTGGTGAAGCTGCACCGCCTGCCGGGTAGTTACGTGGGCCAGACGGTTTTCTGCATACCGCTCCGCCACCTCTGCCAGAACCCTTAGGGCCTCCGGGCTTACCCGGCCCACGGGGAGTTTGATGCGCACCATGTGGTGCTCTGGCCTTCCCCGAATGCTGTAGATGCCGTTTTTCAGGCGGTAGACCCGGAAGTCCTCGGGGTCCTCCTCCCCCGCCTCGAGGCGGGCAATCATGGCCTCCAGATACTGGATTTCGGCTTCGGCCTCCGCGCTGAGTCCTGCCATCCTGCCTCCTTTCCCCCCTCCCGGGGGATTGCCCGGCATAATATACCATTGAGTGTATGAAAATCAAGGGTATAGGCTCTGTTCCCCAGGTCGGGTTTTCGAGAGCCCCGCATGCTATAGTGGAGGGGACAGGCTAGGGGTGCCCCAATGGAGGGGCTGAGAGCTGGGTTTCTCCCAGCAACCCTTAGAACCTGATCCGGGTAATGCCGGCGGAGGGAAGCCTATGCGGAAGAATCCCCTTACAAACCGACCTCTCCCCAGGCCGCGTGGGCCCTGGATACCCGCTTGAGGCTTTACCCGTAGGGCACATGCGCTGGGGAGGTGAAAGCTTGCTGGGAAGGCTCTACCTGGTGGTGACCCCGAGGCCCGGTTGGTCCATGGAGGAGGTGCTGGATCGGACGGAACGGGCCCTGGCGGGTGGGGTGGAGGTGTTGCAGCTTCGGGCTAAGGACTGGGAGGCGAGGCCCATCCTGGACCTGGGGGAGAGGATGCTGGCCCTGGCTCGACGGTATGGGGTGCCCTTCTTCCTCAACGACCGGCCGGACCTGGCGGCCCTTCTGGGAGCGGATGGGGTGCACCTTGGCCAGAGGGACCTGACGCCCGCGGAGGCCCGGCGCTTCTTTCAGGGGATGGTGGGCCGCTCTACCCACGCTCCCGAACAGGCCCTAAGAGCCCTCGAGGAAGGAGTGGACTACCTCTCCATAGGCCCTGTGTGGGAAACCCCCACCAAGCCGGGGAGGCAGGCCGCGGGCCTGGGCTATGTGCGCTGGGCCCGGGAGAACCTGGGGGAGGGGCCCTGGTACGCCATCGGCGGAATCACCCTGGAGAACCTGGGGGAGGTTTTGGAGGCTGGGGCGCGCCGAGTTGTGGTGGTCCGCGCCATCCTGGACGCTGAGAACCCCGAGCGGGCGGCCCGGGCATTCAGGGAGCGGCTTTATGGTGTGGCTTAACGGGGAGGCTAAGCCCCTCGAGGGCAAGACGCTAAGGGAGGTTCTGGAGGAGCTGGACGTGGATCTTTCCCGGGTGGCGGTCCTCCTCAACGAGGAGGCCTACCTGGGGCGGGAGCTTCCTCATCACGTCCTGAAGGAGGGGGATGTGGTGGAGGTGGTCACCCTCATGCAAGGAGGCTAGATGGACACCTGGAAGGTCGGGAACATAGAGCTTAAAAGCCGTCTTATCCTGGGCTCGGGCAAGTTCCGGGACTTCGGGGTGATGCGAGAGGCCATAAAGGCTGCGGGGGCCGAGGTGGTCACCGTGGCCATCCGCCGGGTGGAGGCCAGGATGCCCGGGCACGTGGGTCTCCTCGAGGCCTTAGGGGGCGTGCGCCTCCTGCCCAACACGGCAGGTGCCAGGACGGCGGAGGAAGCGTTGAGGATAGCCCGGCTGGGCCGGGTTCTCACCGGGGAGAGGTGGGTGAAGCTGGAGGTGATCCCTGACCCCACCTATCTCCTCCCCGATCCCGTGGAGACCCTGAGGGCGGCGAGGATGCTCATCGACGAGGGCTTCCTGGTCCTGCCCTACATCGGTCCTGACCTCGTCCTGGCCAAGAAGCTTTCGGAGCAGGGCACGGCTACGGTGATGCCCCTGGCGGCCCCCATCGGCTCCGGCTGGGGGGTGAGGACCCGGGCCCTTTTGGAGCTCTTCGCCCGGGAGAAGGCCTCACTGCCCCCGGTGGTGGTGGACGCAGGGCTTGGCCTTCCTTCCCATGCAGCGGAGGTGATGGAGATGGGTTTGGACGCTGTGCTGGTGAACACCGCCATTGCCGAGGCCCAAGATCCCGTGGCCATGGCTGAGGCCTTTCGTTTGGCTGTGGAGGCGGGGAGGAGGGCCTTTTTGGCCGGCCCCATGCGACCCCGGGAGGTGGCGAGCCCCTCGAGCCCCAGGGAGGGCATCCCTTTGGGAGGTCCTAAGCCGTGAGGGTGGAGGTGGCGGTGGTGGGGGCGGGGATTATCGGAACCCTCGCCGCCTACGAGCTCAGGAAGCGGGGGCTTTCCGTCCTCCTCCTAGATGCCGGTAAGGAGGGAGCGGCTACCCTGGCCAGTGCGGGGATGCTGGCTCCTTATCCCGAGGGGCTTTCCGGGGAGGTTCTGGAGGCGGCCCTTTTCGGCCTGGAGTACTATCCAGGCCTCCTCGAGGAGCTTGCCGCCAAGGGATGGAAGGTGGAGGCGGGGTTTGGCGGCACCCAGGTGGTGGCCCTGTCCCAGGTGGAAAAGGAGGCCTGGGAGGCCCAGGAGTCCTTGTCCTACCCGGTTCGCGGTGGAAGGGGAGCGCATACCTTCCCTGGGGGGTATGTCCATCCCAAGGCCCTCCGCAAGGCCTTACTGAAAGCTCTGGAGGTCATGGAAACCCCTTTCCTTCAAGCCGAGGTGGAGGAGGTGAAGGAAGGGGGAGTGCGAGGGCGCTGGCTGGAGGAGCCCTTTACCGCCCAGGCCCGGTTCGTCCTCCTGGCCGTGGGCGCCTGGGGTAGCCGATTTGGCCTTGGGGTCCGGCCCCTGAAGGGGGAGGCCTTGGTCCTCGAGGGCCCGGCTCCTCCCTCCCCCCTTTTCGCCGGGGAAGGGTACCTCCTCCCCCGGGAGGGTGGGGTATACGTGGGGGCCACCCAGCGAGAGGGATGGGCTCAGGGAGTGGATCTATTCGGCCTAAGGTGGCTTTCCGACTACGCCCACGAGCGCTTTCCCCTGCTGGCAGGGGCCAGGTTCCGGGAGGCCCTTTGGGGGTACAGGCCGGTGGGAGAGCTTTTCGTGGGTGAGGTGGAAAGGGGAGTGCTGGCTGCGGTGGGCCATGGAAGGAACGGCGTCCTCCTGGCCCCGTGGACGGCGAAGAGGATTCTCGAGCTTTTGGGGGTGTAGCTATGACCCAGATGGAAGCGGCAAGGAAGGGCATCGTGACCGAGGAGATGGCTTACGTGGCGGAGAAGGAGGGGGTTTCCCCTGAGTTTGTGCGGGAAGGGGTGGCGTCGGGGCGGATCGTGATTCCTAGGAACCCCAACCACCGCACCCTTCGGGACTTCAAGGGGATCGGGGAAGGGCTCAGCGTGAAGGTGAACGCCAACCTGGGTACTTCCTACGACTACGTCAACCTTGAGGAGGAGGTGGAAAAGGCCAGGGTGGCCATTCAGTACGGGGCGGACACCATCATGGATCTCTCCACAGGGGGGGACTTGAAGGCCATCCGGGAAAGAATCCTCGAGGTGGCCACCGTTCCTTTGGGCACCGTGCCCATCTATGAGGCGGAGTTCCGCGCCGCCAAGAGGAAGAGCTTCTTCGACATGTCCGCGGATGAGCTTTTCGAGGTCATAGAGGAACACGGGCGGCAGGGGGTGGACTATATCACCGTGCACGTGGGGGTTACCCTGAAGAACCTGGAGGTCTACCGGAATTCCTCCCGGACCACGGGGATTGTGAGCCGGGGTGGAGGGCTTCTCGCCGCCTGGATGCTCCACCGGGGAGAGGAGAACCCCCTTTACGCCCGCTTTGACGACCTCCTGGACATCGCCCGCACCTACGACATGACCCTCTCCTTGGGTGACGGCCTCAGGCCAGGGTCTCTGGCGGACAGCACCGACCGGGCCCAGATTGCAGAACTCCTCACCATCGGGGAGTTGGTGGAAAGGGCCCGCCGGGCAGGGGTGCAGGCTATGGTGGAGGGACCGGGCCACATTCCTTTGAACGAGGTGGCCACCAACGTGCAGATCCAGAAGAAGCTCACGGGCCATGCTCCCTTCTACATCCTGGGGATGCTTCCCGTGGATACCGCCGCTGGCTTCGACCACATCGCCGGGGCCATCGGAGGCGCCTTGGCCGGTTGGATGGGGGCGGATATGCTCTGCTACCTGACCCCGGCGGAGCACCTGGGCCTGCCCACCCCTGAGCACGTGAAGGAAGGGGTGATCGCCTTTAAAATCGCTGCTCATGCCGCCGATGTGGCCCGGGGGAACCCGCGGGCTTTGGAGAGGAATCGGCGCATGTCCGAGGCCCGCTACCGCCTGGACTGGGAAGGCCAGTTCGCTCTTTGCCTCTATCCTGAGGAGGCCCGCCGCCTCAAGGAGGAGCGGGGCTCCAGGACCAAGGCCTGCAGCATGTGCGGCCCCTTCTGCCCCATGAACCTGGTGGAGGCGGTCTTACGGGGCAAGGCCCGGATGGAACTTCAGCGTGCACCCTACGTCCATGACCCCGTGGGCTAGGGCGGGGGGTCAAGATGCTGACGAAAAGCTTCGGCCACGTCCCCCACCTCCTGATGGCACTGGGCAACCTCCTCTACCAAGGAGAAGGCCTCCTCGTCGCTAAGGGTAAGCCGGAAACCGGAAAGCCGCAGGTGGATGTCGGCCACGGCGAAGGCCGTCCGCTTGTTGCCATCCACAAAAGGATGGCCTTTGGCTATGCCGGTAAGGTAAGCTGCGGCCTTTTCCCAGGGGGTTGGGAAGCTTTCTTGCCCGGCGAAACCAGCCCACGGGCGTTCCAAGGCAGCCTCAAGCCTGCCCAGATCCAGTACCCCGGGGCTTCCCCCATAGCGGCGAAGGAGGTCCTCGTGGATGGCCAGGACCAAGGAGAGGGGAAGCTTAGGCATCGGCCAGGCGCCGGTAAAGCGCTTCGCGCTCCTTTAGGGACTGGAGGTAGGCCATCAAGGCCTTCAAGGTTTCCACGCTGGTCCCCGGCTCTGCCACCAGCAAGGTTCCTTCCGACTCCAGCACCTCCACCTCCTGGCCCGGCTTTAGCCCGGGGGCATGACCCTCGAGGACCAAAGCCAAGTGCCCGTCCAGCTCCATCACCTTGGCGCGCATATCCTCATTATGCCCGAGGTGAGGCATGCAAGTAGCGCTTACCATCGCCGGTTCCGACTCCGGGGGCGGGGCCGGGGTGCAGGCGGATCTCAAGACTTTTTTCCGCTTCGGGGTCTATGGGGTAAGCGCCCTTACCCTGGTCACCGCCCAAAACACCCTGGGGGTGCAACGGGTAAAACTCCTACCTCCTGACCTGGTTTATGCCCAGATCCAAAGCGTGGCGGACGACCTCCCCATCCATGCTGCCAAGACAGGGGCTTTGGGCAACGCGGCCATCGTGGAGGCGGTGGCCGAGGGGGTGAAGCGGTATGGGATCCGTCCCCTGGTGGTGGATCCGGTGATGGTGGCCAAGGGCGGGGATCCCCTCCTTTCCCCCGAAGCGGTCCGGGCGCTAACAGAAAGGCTTTTCCCCCTGGCCACCCTCGTCACCCCCAACCGCCTCGAGGCGGAGGCCCTCCTTTCCCGGCCTATCCGGACCCTGGCGGAAGCCCAGGAGGCGGCCCGGGAACTTTTGGCCCTCGGCCCCCAGGCGGTCCTGCTTAAAGGCGGCCATTTCGAGGGGAAGGAGGCGGTGGACCTTCTAGCTACTCGGGAAAGTATCCAGGTTTTCCGTGCCCCCCGCATTCCCACCCTTAACACCCACGGCACGGGCTGCACCCTTTCCGCAGCCATCACTGCCCTCCTGGCTTTGGGAAAGCCCCTGGAGGAAGCCGTGGCTGAGGCTAAGGCCTACCTCACCCGGGCCTTGGAAACCGCACCTTCCTTGGGTCACGGCCACGGCCCCGTGAACCACTTCGCCTAGTTCAGAGGGCGGTAGCCCCGCCGTCCACGGGAAGAATGGCCCCGGTGATGTAGTCGGAGGCGGGGCTTGCCAGGAAAAGCACCGCTCCTCCCAGCTCCCCGGGTTTCCCGGGACGCCCCAGGGGCAGGGTGGCCTTCAGGAAGGCCTCGGCCTTGGGCAGGACCTTCTCCGTCATGCGGGTGGGGAAAAACCCAGGGGCTAAGGCGTTCACCCGAATACCGAACCGGCCCCATTTCACCGCCAGATCCCGGGTAAGGGCGATAAGCCCACCCTTGGAAGCGGAATAGCCCACGGCGTCCAGGACCTCAGGGTACTCTCCTTTTAGCCCTGCCACGGAGGCGATGTGGATGATCTTGCCGTAGCCCCTTTCCCGCATGCGCTGGGCGGCGGCGCGGCTTGCCAGGAAGGCTCCCACCAGGTTGACCTCGAGGACCTCCCGCACCTTTTCCACGGGCATCTCCCAGGAGGGGGCCCCCCAGGAGATCCCTGCGGCGTTCACCAGGATGGTGAGGGGCCCAAGTTCCCGCTCCACCAGGTCCACCACCTCGAGAAGCCGCTCCTCGTCCCGCACATCCCCTTCCAGGTAAAGGGCTTCCCCAAGGTGCTTTTTGGCTTCCTCAAAGAAGCTGGCCCTCCGGGCGAGAACCGCCACCTTGGCCCCGGCCTCCTTGAGGGCTAGGGCCGCCTCGAGGCCAAGCCCCCGGGATCCCCCCGTCACCAGGGCTACTTTGCCGTTCAGGCGGAACTGCTCCAGGAACATAGTCCCCCCTTATCCCTCTGAGGAATCGTGGAACAGGTCCTTATACTGTTCCCTGAGGGCACGCTTTAGGAACTTCCCTGCGCTGGTGCGGGGGATTTCCTCCACGAAGACGAAGGCATCGGGAAGTTGCCACTTGGCAAAACCAGCCTTTAAGAGATGTTCCCGAAGCTCCTCCTCGCTG is part of the Thermus caldilimi genome and harbors:
- a CDS encoding type II toxin-antitoxin system death-on-curing family toxin produces the protein MPKLPLSLVLAIHEDLLRRYGGSPGVLDLGRLEAALERPWAGFAGQESFPTPWEKAAAYLTGIAKGHPFVDGNKRTAFAVADIHLRLSGFRLTLSDEEAFSLVEEVAQCHQEVGDVAEAFRQHLDPPP
- the thiC gene encoding phosphomethylpyrimidine synthase ThiC is translated as MTQMEAARKGIVTEEMAYVAEKEGVSPEFVREGVASGRIVIPRNPNHRTLRDFKGIGEGLSVKVNANLGTSYDYVNLEEEVEKARVAIQYGADTIMDLSTGGDLKAIRERILEVATVPLGTVPIYEAEFRAAKRKSFFDMSADELFEVIEEHGRQGVDYITVHVGVTLKNLEVYRNSSRTTGIVSRGGGLLAAWMLHRGEENPLYARFDDLLDIARTYDMTLSLGDGLRPGSLADSTDRAQIAELLTIGELVERARRAGVQAMVEGPGHIPLNEVATNVQIQKKLTGHAPFYILGMLPVDTAAGFDHIAGAIGGALAGWMGADMLCYLTPAEHLGLPTPEHVKEGVIAFKIAAHAADVARGNPRALERNRRMSEARYRLDWEGQFALCLYPEEARRLKEERGSRTKACSMCGPFCPMNLVEAVLRGKARMELQRAPYVHDPVG
- the thiD gene encoding bifunctional hydroxymethylpyrimidine kinase/phosphomethylpyrimidine kinase, producing the protein MQVALTIAGSDSGGGAGVQADLKTFFRFGVYGVSALTLVTAQNTLGVQRVKLLPPDLVYAQIQSVADDLPIHAAKTGALGNAAIVEAVAEGVKRYGIRPLVVDPVMVAKGGDPLLSPEAVRALTERLFPLATLVTPNRLEAEALLSRPIRTLAEAQEAARELLALGPQAVLLKGGHFEGKEAVDLLATRESIQVFRAPRIPTLNTHGTGCTLSAAITALLALGKPLEEAVAEAKAYLTRALETAPSLGHGHGPVNHFA
- a CDS encoding NAD(P)/FAD-dependent oxidoreductase yields the protein MRVEVAVVGAGIIGTLAAYELRKRGLSVLLLDAGKEGAATLASAGMLAPYPEGLSGEVLEAALFGLEYYPGLLEELAAKGWKVEAGFGGTQVVALSQVEKEAWEAQESLSYPVRGGRGAHTFPGGYVHPKALRKALLKALEVMETPFLQAEVEEVKEGGVRGRWLEEPFTAQARFVLLAVGAWGSRFGLGVRPLKGEALVLEGPAPPSPLFAGEGYLLPREGGVYVGATQREGWAQGVDLFGLRWLSDYAHERFPLLAGARFREALWGYRPVGELFVGEVERGVLAAVGHGRNGVLLAPWTAKRILELLGV
- the thiE gene encoding thiamine phosphate synthase gives rise to the protein MLGRLYLVVTPRPGWSMEEVLDRTERALAGGVEVLQLRAKDWEARPILDLGERMLALARRYGVPFFLNDRPDLAALLGADGVHLGQRDLTPAEARRFFQGMVGRSTHAPEQALRALEEGVDYLSIGPVWETPTKPGRQAAGLGYVRWARENLGEGPWYAIGGITLENLGEVLEAGARRVVVVRAILDAENPERAARAFRERLYGVA
- the thiS gene encoding sulfur carrier protein ThiS; its protein translation is MVWLNGEAKPLEGKTLREVLEELDVDLSRVAVLLNEEAYLGRELPHHVLKEGDVVEVVTLMQGG
- a CDS encoding SDR family oxidoreductase — encoded protein: MFLEQFRLNGKVALVTGGSRGLGLEAALALKEAGAKVAVLARRASFFEEAKKHLGEALYLEGDVRDEERLLEVVDLVERELGPLTILVNAAGISWGAPSWEMPVEKVREVLEVNLVGAFLASRAAAQRMRERGYGKIIHIASVAGLKGEYPEVLDAVGYSASKGGLIALTRDLAVKWGRFGIRVNALAPGFFPTRMTEKVLPKAEAFLKATLPLGRPGKPGELGGAVLFLASPASDYITGAILPVDGGATAL
- a CDS encoding thiazole synthase, whose product is MDTWKVGNIELKSRLILGSGKFRDFGVMREAIKAAGAEVVTVAIRRVEARMPGHVGLLEALGGVRLLPNTAGARTAEEALRIARLGRVLTGERWVKLEVIPDPTYLLPDPVETLRAARMLIDEGFLVLPYIGPDLVLAKKLSEQGTATVMPLAAPIGSGWGVRTRALLELFAREKASLPPVVVDAGLGLPSHAAEVMEMGLDAVLVNTAIAEAQDPVAMAEAFRLAVEAGRRAFLAGPMRPREVASPSSPREGIPLGGPKP